From a region of the Pongo abelii isolate AG06213 chromosome 9, NHGRI_mPonAbe1-v2.0_pri, whole genome shotgun sequence genome:
- the INCENP gene encoding inner centromere protein isoform X3 produces the protein MGTTAPGPIHLLELCDQKLMEFLCNMDNKDLVWLQEIQEEAERMFTREFSKEPELMPKTPSQKNRRKKRRISYVQDENRDPIRRRLSRRKSRSSQLSSRRLRSKDSVEKLATMVGENGSVLRRVTRAAAAAAAATMALAAPSSPTPESPTMLTKKPEDNRTQCQLVPKVEIGIGERQNAEQHVTQLMSAQPLPRTLSPTPASATASASQGILTSDEESTPKKSKARVLESVTVSSLMATPQDPKGRGVGTGRSASKLRIAQVSPGPRDLPASPDSPWRERVLAPILPDNFSTPTGSHTDSRSVRRSPIAPSSPSPQVLAQKYSLVAKQESVVRRVSRRLAKKTAEEPAASGRIICHSYLERLLNVEVPQKVGSEQKEPPEEAEPVAVAEPEVPENNGNNSWPHNDTEIANSTPNPKPAASSPETPSAGQQETKTDQADGPREPPQSARRKRSYKQAVSELDEEQHLEDEELQPPRSKTPSSPCPASKVVRPLRTFLHTVQRNQMLMTPTSAPRSVMKSFIKRNTPLRMDPKCSFVEKERQRLENLRRKEEAEQLRRQKVEEDKRRRLEEVKLKREERLRKVLQARERVEQMKEEKKKQIEQKFAQIDEKTEKAKEERLAEEKAKKKAAAKKMEEVEARRKQEEEARRLRWLQQEEEERRHQELLQKKKEEEQERLRKVAEAKRLAEQREQERREQERREQERREQERREQERREQERQLAEQERRREQERLQAERELQEREKALRLQKERLQKELEEKKKKEEQQRLAERQLQEEQEKKAKEAAGASKALNVTVDVQSPACTSYQMTPQGHRAPPKINPDNYGMDLNSDDSTDDEAHPRKPIPTWARGTPLSQAIIHQYYHPPNLLELFGTILPLDLEDIFKKSKPRYHKRTSSAVWNSPPLQGSRVPSSLAYSLKKH, from the exons ATGGGGACGACAGCCCCAGGGCCCATTCACCTGCTGGAGCTATGTGACCAGAAGCTCATGGAGTTTCTCTGCAACATGGATAATAAGGACTTGGTGTGGCTGCAGGAGATCCAAGAGGAGGCCGAGCGCATGTTCACCAG AGAATTCAGCAAAGAGCCAGAGCTGATGCCCAAAACACCTTCTCAGAAGAACCGACGGAAGAAAAGACGGATTTCTTATGTTCAGGATGAAAACAGAGATCCCATCAGGAGAAG GTTATCCCGCAGAAAGTCTCGGAGCAGCCAGCTGAGCTCCCGACGCCTCCGCAGCAAGGACAGTGTAGAGAAGCTGGCTACAATGGTGGGGGAGAACGGCTCCGTCCTGCGGCGTGTGACCCGTGCTGCGGCTGCGGCTGCCGCGGCCACCATGGCATTGGCTGCACCTTCTTCGCCCACCCCTGAGTCTCCCACGATGCTGACCAAGAAGCCCGAGGATAACCGCACTCAGTGCCAGCTGGTGCCTAAGGTGGAGATTGGCATCGGTGAGCGCCAGAACGCTGAGCAGCATGTCACCCAGCTCATGTCTGCCCAGCCTCTGCCCCGCACTCTGTCTCCGACTCCGGCTTCAGCcacagcttcagcctcccagggcaTCCTGACATCGGATGAGGAATCAACACCTAAGAAGTCAAAGGCCAGGGTACTGGAGTCTGTCACAGTGAGCTCCCTGATGGCTACACCCCAGGACCCCAAGGGACGAGGGGTCGGGACGGGGCGGTCTGCGTCTAAGCTCAGGATTGCACAGGTCTCCCCTGGCCCAAGGGACTTGCCAGCCTCTCCAGACTCTCCATGGCGGGAGCGGGTGCTGGCTCCCATCCTGCCGGATAACTTCTCCACGCCCACGGGCTCTCACACGGACTCTCGATCTGTGCGGCGCAGCCCGATTGCCCCGTCTTCCCCGAGTCCCCAAGTCTTAGCCCAGAAGTACTCTCTGGTGGCCAAACAGGAAAGTGTTGTCCGCAGAGTGAGCAGAAGGCTTGCCAAGAAGACTGCCGAAGAGCCAGCTGCCTCTGGCCGCATCATCT GTCACAGTTACCTGGAGAGGCTCCTGAATGTTGAGGTGCCCCAGAAAGTTGG TTCTGAGCAGAAGGAACCCCCCGAGGAGGCTGAGCCTGTGGCAGTAGCTGAGCCAGAG GTCCCTGAGAACAACGGAAATAACTCGTGGCCCCACAATGACACGGAGATTGCCAACAGCACACCCAACCCGAAGCCTGCAGCCAGCAGCCCGGAAACACCCTCTGCAGGGCAGCAAG AGACCAAGACGGACCAAGCAGATGGACCCAGAGAACCACCGCAGAGTGCCAG GAGGAAGCGCAGCTACAAGCAGGCGGTGAGTGAGCTGGACGAGGAGCAGCACCTGGAGGATGAGGAGCTGCAGCCCCCCAGGAGCAAGACCCCTTCCTCACCCTGCCCGGCCAGCAAG GTGGTGCGGCCCCTCCGGACTTTTCTGCACACAGTGCAGAGGAACCAGATGCTCATGACTCCGACCTCAGCCCCACGCAGCGTCATGAAGTCCTTTATTAAGCGCAACACTCCCCTGCGCATGGACCCCAAG TGCAGCTTCGTC GAGAAGGAGCGGCAGCGCCTGGAGAATCTGCGGCGGAAGGAGGAGGCTGAGCAGCTGCGCAGGCAGAAGGTGGAGGAGGACAAGCGGCGGCGGCTGGAGGAGGTGAAGCT GAAGCGTGAGGAACGCCTCCGCAAGGTGCTGCAGGCCCGCGAGCGGGTGGAGCAgatgaaggaggagaagaagaagcagATTGAGCAGAAGTTTGCTCAGATCGACGAGAAGACTGAGAAG GCCAAGGAGGAGCGGCTAGCAGAGGAGAAGGCCAAGAAAAAGGCGGCGGCCAAGAAGATGGAGGAGGTGGAAGCGCgcaggaagcaggaggaggaggcgcGTAGGCTCAGGTGGCTGCAGCAG GAGGAGGAAGAGCGGCGGCACCAAGAGCTGCtgcagaagaagaaggaagaggagcaggagCGGCTGCGGAAGGTGGCCGAGGCTAAGCGGCTGGCAGAGCAGCGGGAGCAGGAGCGGCGTGAGCAGGAACGGCGTGAGCAGGAGCGGCGTGAGCAGGAGCGGCGTGAGCAGGAGCGGCGCGAGCAGGAGCGGCAGCTGGCAGAGCAGGAGCGTCGGCGGGAGCAGGAGCGGCTCCAGGCCGAGAG GGAGCTGCAGGAGCGGGAGAAGGCCCTGCGGCTGCAGAAGGAGCGGCTGCAGAAGGAActggaggagaagaagaagaag GAAGAGCAGCAGCGTCTGGCTGAGCGGCAGCTGCAGGAGGAGCAAGAGAAGAAAGCCAAGGAGGCAGCAGGGGCCAGCAAGGCCCTGAACGTGACTGTGGACGTGCAG TCTCCAGCTTGTACCTCATATCAGATGACTCCGCAAGGGCACAGGGCCCCTCCCAAGATCAACCCAGATAACTACGGGATGGATCTGAATAGCGACGACTCCACTGATGATGAGGCCCATCCCCGGAAGCCCATCCCCACCTGGGCCCGAG GCACCCCGCTCAGCCAGGCTATCATTCACCAGTACTACCACCCACCGAACCTTCTGGAGCTCTTTGGAACCATTCTCCCGCTGGACTTGGAGGATATCTTCAAGAAGAGCAAGCCCCGCTATCACAAGCGCACCAGCTCTGCTGTCTGGAACTCACCGCCCCTGCAGGGCTCCAGGGTCCCCAGCAGCCTGGCCTACAGCCTGAAGAAGCACTGA
- the INCENP gene encoding inner centromere protein isoform X1 gives MGTTAPGPIHLLELCDQKLMEFLCNMDNKDLVWLQEIQEEAERMFTREFSKEPELMPKTPSQKNRRKKRRISYVQDENRDPIRRRLSRRKSRSSQLSSRRLRSKDSVEKLATMVGENGSVLRRVTRAAAAAAAATMALAAPSSPTPESPTMLTKKPEDNRTQCQLVPKVEIGIGERQNAEQHVTQLMSAQPLPRTLSPTPASATASASQGILTSDEESTPKKSKARVLESVTVSSLMATPQDPKGRGVGTGRSASKLRIAQVSPGPRDLPASPDSPWRERVLAPILPDNFSTPTGSHTDSRSVRRSPIAPSSPSPQVLAQKYSLVAKQESVVRRVSRRLAKKTAEEPAASGRIICHSYLERLLNVEVPQKVGSEQKEPPEEAEPVAVAEPEVPENNGNNSWPHNDTEIANSTPNPKPAASSPETPSAGQQETKTDQADGPREPPQSARRKRSYKQAVSELDEEQHLEDEELQPPRSKTPSSPCPASKVVRPLRTFLHTVQRNQMLMTPTSAPRSVMKSFIKRNTPLRMDPKCSFVEKERQRLENLRRKEEAEQLRRQKVEEDKRRRLEEVKLKREERLRKVLQARERVEQMKEEKKKQIEQKFAQIDEKTEKAKEERLAEEKAKKKAAAKKMEEVEARRKQEEEARRLRWLQQVRAQEEEERRHQELLQKKKEEEQERLRKVAEAKRLAEQREQERREQERREQERREQERREQERREQERQLAEQERRREQERLQAERELQEREKALRLQKERLQKELEEKKKKEEQQRLAERQLQEEQEKKAKEAAGASKALNVTVDVQSPACTSYQMTPQGHRAPPKINPDNYGMDLNSDDSTDDEAHPRKPIPTWARGTPLSQAIIHQYYHPPNLLELFGTILPLDLEDIFKKSKPRYHKRTSSAVWNSPPLQGSRVPSSLAYSLKKH, from the exons ATGGGGACGACAGCCCCAGGGCCCATTCACCTGCTGGAGCTATGTGACCAGAAGCTCATGGAGTTTCTCTGCAACATGGATAATAAGGACTTGGTGTGGCTGCAGGAGATCCAAGAGGAGGCCGAGCGCATGTTCACCAG AGAATTCAGCAAAGAGCCAGAGCTGATGCCCAAAACACCTTCTCAGAAGAACCGACGGAAGAAAAGACGGATTTCTTATGTTCAGGATGAAAACAGAGATCCCATCAGGAGAAG GTTATCCCGCAGAAAGTCTCGGAGCAGCCAGCTGAGCTCCCGACGCCTCCGCAGCAAGGACAGTGTAGAGAAGCTGGCTACAATGGTGGGGGAGAACGGCTCCGTCCTGCGGCGTGTGACCCGTGCTGCGGCTGCGGCTGCCGCGGCCACCATGGCATTGGCTGCACCTTCTTCGCCCACCCCTGAGTCTCCCACGATGCTGACCAAGAAGCCCGAGGATAACCGCACTCAGTGCCAGCTGGTGCCTAAGGTGGAGATTGGCATCGGTGAGCGCCAGAACGCTGAGCAGCATGTCACCCAGCTCATGTCTGCCCAGCCTCTGCCCCGCACTCTGTCTCCGACTCCGGCTTCAGCcacagcttcagcctcccagggcaTCCTGACATCGGATGAGGAATCAACACCTAAGAAGTCAAAGGCCAGGGTACTGGAGTCTGTCACAGTGAGCTCCCTGATGGCTACACCCCAGGACCCCAAGGGACGAGGGGTCGGGACGGGGCGGTCTGCGTCTAAGCTCAGGATTGCACAGGTCTCCCCTGGCCCAAGGGACTTGCCAGCCTCTCCAGACTCTCCATGGCGGGAGCGGGTGCTGGCTCCCATCCTGCCGGATAACTTCTCCACGCCCACGGGCTCTCACACGGACTCTCGATCTGTGCGGCGCAGCCCGATTGCCCCGTCTTCCCCGAGTCCCCAAGTCTTAGCCCAGAAGTACTCTCTGGTGGCCAAACAGGAAAGTGTTGTCCGCAGAGTGAGCAGAAGGCTTGCCAAGAAGACTGCCGAAGAGCCAGCTGCCTCTGGCCGCATCATCT GTCACAGTTACCTGGAGAGGCTCCTGAATGTTGAGGTGCCCCAGAAAGTTGG TTCTGAGCAGAAGGAACCCCCCGAGGAGGCTGAGCCTGTGGCAGTAGCTGAGCCAGAG GTCCCTGAGAACAACGGAAATAACTCGTGGCCCCACAATGACACGGAGATTGCCAACAGCACACCCAACCCGAAGCCTGCAGCCAGCAGCCCGGAAACACCCTCTGCAGGGCAGCAAG AGACCAAGACGGACCAAGCAGATGGACCCAGAGAACCACCGCAGAGTGCCAG GAGGAAGCGCAGCTACAAGCAGGCGGTGAGTGAGCTGGACGAGGAGCAGCACCTGGAGGATGAGGAGCTGCAGCCCCCCAGGAGCAAGACCCCTTCCTCACCCTGCCCGGCCAGCAAG GTGGTGCGGCCCCTCCGGACTTTTCTGCACACAGTGCAGAGGAACCAGATGCTCATGACTCCGACCTCAGCCCCACGCAGCGTCATGAAGTCCTTTATTAAGCGCAACACTCCCCTGCGCATGGACCCCAAG TGCAGCTTCGTC GAGAAGGAGCGGCAGCGCCTGGAGAATCTGCGGCGGAAGGAGGAGGCTGAGCAGCTGCGCAGGCAGAAGGTGGAGGAGGACAAGCGGCGGCGGCTGGAGGAGGTGAAGCT GAAGCGTGAGGAACGCCTCCGCAAGGTGCTGCAGGCCCGCGAGCGGGTGGAGCAgatgaaggaggagaagaagaagcagATTGAGCAGAAGTTTGCTCAGATCGACGAGAAGACTGAGAAG GCCAAGGAGGAGCGGCTAGCAGAGGAGAAGGCCAAGAAAAAGGCGGCGGCCAAGAAGATGGAGGAGGTGGAAGCGCgcaggaagcaggaggaggaggcgcGTAGGCTCAGGTGGCTGCAGCAGGTGCGAGCGCAG GAGGAGGAAGAGCGGCGGCACCAAGAGCTGCtgcagaagaagaaggaagaggagcaggagCGGCTGCGGAAGGTGGCCGAGGCTAAGCGGCTGGCAGAGCAGCGGGAGCAGGAGCGGCGTGAGCAGGAACGGCGTGAGCAGGAGCGGCGTGAGCAGGAGCGGCGTGAGCAGGAGCGGCGCGAGCAGGAGCGGCAGCTGGCAGAGCAGGAGCGTCGGCGGGAGCAGGAGCGGCTCCAGGCCGAGAG GGAGCTGCAGGAGCGGGAGAAGGCCCTGCGGCTGCAGAAGGAGCGGCTGCAGAAGGAActggaggagaagaagaagaag GAAGAGCAGCAGCGTCTGGCTGAGCGGCAGCTGCAGGAGGAGCAAGAGAAGAAAGCCAAGGAGGCAGCAGGGGCCAGCAAGGCCCTGAACGTGACTGTGGACGTGCAG TCTCCAGCTTGTACCTCATATCAGATGACTCCGCAAGGGCACAGGGCCCCTCCCAAGATCAACCCAGATAACTACGGGATGGATCTGAATAGCGACGACTCCACTGATGATGAGGCCCATCCCCGGAAGCCCATCCCCACCTGGGCCCGAG GCACCCCGCTCAGCCAGGCTATCATTCACCAGTACTACCACCCACCGAACCTTCTGGAGCTCTTTGGAACCATTCTCCCGCTGGACTTGGAGGATATCTTCAAGAAGAGCAAGCCCCGCTATCACAAGCGCACCAGCTCTGCTGTCTGGAACTCACCGCCCCTGCAGGGCTCCAGGGTCCCCAGCAGCCTGGCCTACAGCCTGAAGAAGCACTGA
- the INCENP gene encoding inner centromere protein isoform X2: protein MGTTAPGPIHLLELCDQKLMEFLCNMDNKDLVWLQEIQEEAERMFTREFSKEPELMPKTPSQKNRRKKRRISYVQDENRDPIRRRLSRRKSRSSQLSSRRLRSKDSVEKLATMVGENGSVLRRVTRAAAAAAAATMALAAPSSPTPESPTMLTKKPEDNRTQCQLVPKVEIGIGERQNAEQHVTQLMSAQPLPRTLSPTPASATASASQGILTSDEESTPKKSKARVLESVTVSSLMATPQDPKGRGVGTGRSASKLRIAQVSPGPRDLPASPDSPWRERVLAPILPDNFSTPTGSHTDSRSVRRSPIAPSSPSPQVLAQKYSLVAKQESVVRRVSRRLAKKTAEEPAASGRIICHSYLERLLNVEVPQKVGSEQKEPPEEAEPVAVAEPEVPENNGNNSWPHNDTEIANSTPNPKPAASSPETPSAGQQETKTDQADGPREPPQSARRKRSYKQAVSELDEEQHLEDEELQPPRSKTPSSPCPASKVVRPLRTFLHTVQRNQMLMTPTSAPRSVMKSFIKRNTPLRMDPKEKERQRLENLRRKEEAEQLRRQKVEEDKRRRLEEVKLKREERLRKVLQARERVEQMKEEKKKQIEQKFAQIDEKTEKAKEERLAEEKAKKKAAAKKMEEVEARRKQEEEARRLRWLQQVRAQEEEERRHQELLQKKKEEEQERLRKVAEAKRLAEQREQERREQERREQERREQERREQERREQERQLAEQERRREQERLQAERELQEREKALRLQKERLQKELEEKKKKEEQQRLAERQLQEEQEKKAKEAAGASKALNVTVDVQSPACTSYQMTPQGHRAPPKINPDNYGMDLNSDDSTDDEAHPRKPIPTWARGTPLSQAIIHQYYHPPNLLELFGTILPLDLEDIFKKSKPRYHKRTSSAVWNSPPLQGSRVPSSLAYSLKKH from the exons ATGGGGACGACAGCCCCAGGGCCCATTCACCTGCTGGAGCTATGTGACCAGAAGCTCATGGAGTTTCTCTGCAACATGGATAATAAGGACTTGGTGTGGCTGCAGGAGATCCAAGAGGAGGCCGAGCGCATGTTCACCAG AGAATTCAGCAAAGAGCCAGAGCTGATGCCCAAAACACCTTCTCAGAAGAACCGACGGAAGAAAAGACGGATTTCTTATGTTCAGGATGAAAACAGAGATCCCATCAGGAGAAG GTTATCCCGCAGAAAGTCTCGGAGCAGCCAGCTGAGCTCCCGACGCCTCCGCAGCAAGGACAGTGTAGAGAAGCTGGCTACAATGGTGGGGGAGAACGGCTCCGTCCTGCGGCGTGTGACCCGTGCTGCGGCTGCGGCTGCCGCGGCCACCATGGCATTGGCTGCACCTTCTTCGCCCACCCCTGAGTCTCCCACGATGCTGACCAAGAAGCCCGAGGATAACCGCACTCAGTGCCAGCTGGTGCCTAAGGTGGAGATTGGCATCGGTGAGCGCCAGAACGCTGAGCAGCATGTCACCCAGCTCATGTCTGCCCAGCCTCTGCCCCGCACTCTGTCTCCGACTCCGGCTTCAGCcacagcttcagcctcccagggcaTCCTGACATCGGATGAGGAATCAACACCTAAGAAGTCAAAGGCCAGGGTACTGGAGTCTGTCACAGTGAGCTCCCTGATGGCTACACCCCAGGACCCCAAGGGACGAGGGGTCGGGACGGGGCGGTCTGCGTCTAAGCTCAGGATTGCACAGGTCTCCCCTGGCCCAAGGGACTTGCCAGCCTCTCCAGACTCTCCATGGCGGGAGCGGGTGCTGGCTCCCATCCTGCCGGATAACTTCTCCACGCCCACGGGCTCTCACACGGACTCTCGATCTGTGCGGCGCAGCCCGATTGCCCCGTCTTCCCCGAGTCCCCAAGTCTTAGCCCAGAAGTACTCTCTGGTGGCCAAACAGGAAAGTGTTGTCCGCAGAGTGAGCAGAAGGCTTGCCAAGAAGACTGCCGAAGAGCCAGCTGCCTCTGGCCGCATCATCT GTCACAGTTACCTGGAGAGGCTCCTGAATGTTGAGGTGCCCCAGAAAGTTGG TTCTGAGCAGAAGGAACCCCCCGAGGAGGCTGAGCCTGTGGCAGTAGCTGAGCCAGAG GTCCCTGAGAACAACGGAAATAACTCGTGGCCCCACAATGACACGGAGATTGCCAACAGCACACCCAACCCGAAGCCTGCAGCCAGCAGCCCGGAAACACCCTCTGCAGGGCAGCAAG AGACCAAGACGGACCAAGCAGATGGACCCAGAGAACCACCGCAGAGTGCCAG GAGGAAGCGCAGCTACAAGCAGGCGGTGAGTGAGCTGGACGAGGAGCAGCACCTGGAGGATGAGGAGCTGCAGCCCCCCAGGAGCAAGACCCCTTCCTCACCCTGCCCGGCCAGCAAG GTGGTGCGGCCCCTCCGGACTTTTCTGCACACAGTGCAGAGGAACCAGATGCTCATGACTCCGACCTCAGCCCCACGCAGCGTCATGAAGTCCTTTATTAAGCGCAACACTCCCCTGCGCATGGACCCCAAG GAGAAGGAGCGGCAGCGCCTGGAGAATCTGCGGCGGAAGGAGGAGGCTGAGCAGCTGCGCAGGCAGAAGGTGGAGGAGGACAAGCGGCGGCGGCTGGAGGAGGTGAAGCT GAAGCGTGAGGAACGCCTCCGCAAGGTGCTGCAGGCCCGCGAGCGGGTGGAGCAgatgaaggaggagaagaagaagcagATTGAGCAGAAGTTTGCTCAGATCGACGAGAAGACTGAGAAG GCCAAGGAGGAGCGGCTAGCAGAGGAGAAGGCCAAGAAAAAGGCGGCGGCCAAGAAGATGGAGGAGGTGGAAGCGCgcaggaagcaggaggaggaggcgcGTAGGCTCAGGTGGCTGCAGCAGGTGCGAGCGCAG GAGGAGGAAGAGCGGCGGCACCAAGAGCTGCtgcagaagaagaaggaagaggagcaggagCGGCTGCGGAAGGTGGCCGAGGCTAAGCGGCTGGCAGAGCAGCGGGAGCAGGAGCGGCGTGAGCAGGAACGGCGTGAGCAGGAGCGGCGTGAGCAGGAGCGGCGTGAGCAGGAGCGGCGCGAGCAGGAGCGGCAGCTGGCAGAGCAGGAGCGTCGGCGGGAGCAGGAGCGGCTCCAGGCCGAGAG GGAGCTGCAGGAGCGGGAGAAGGCCCTGCGGCTGCAGAAGGAGCGGCTGCAGAAGGAActggaggagaagaagaagaag GAAGAGCAGCAGCGTCTGGCTGAGCGGCAGCTGCAGGAGGAGCAAGAGAAGAAAGCCAAGGAGGCAGCAGGGGCCAGCAAGGCCCTGAACGTGACTGTGGACGTGCAG TCTCCAGCTTGTACCTCATATCAGATGACTCCGCAAGGGCACAGGGCCCCTCCCAAGATCAACCCAGATAACTACGGGATGGATCTGAATAGCGACGACTCCACTGATGATGAGGCCCATCCCCGGAAGCCCATCCCCACCTGGGCCCGAG GCACCCCGCTCAGCCAGGCTATCATTCACCAGTACTACCACCCACCGAACCTTCTGGAGCTCTTTGGAACCATTCTCCCGCTGGACTTGGAGGATATCTTCAAGAAGAGCAAGCCCCGCTATCACAAGCGCACCAGCTCTGCTGTCTGGAACTCACCGCCCCTGCAGGGCTCCAGGGTCCCCAGCAGCCTGGCCTACAGCCTGAAGAAGCACTGA
- the INCENP gene encoding inner centromere protein isoform X4, translated as MGTTAPGPIHLLELCDQKLMEFLCNMDNKDLVWLQEIQEEAERMFTREFSKEPELMPKTPSQKNRRKKRRISYVQDENRDPIRRRLSRRKSRSSQLSSRRLRSKDSVEKLATMVGENGSVLRRVTRAAAAAAAATMALAAPSSPTPESPTMLTKKPEDNRTQCQLVPKVEIGIGERQNAEQHVTQLMSAQPLPRTLSPTPASATASASQGILTSDEESTPKKSKARVLESVTVSSLMATPQDPKGRGVGTGRSASKLRIAQVSPGPRDLPASPDSPWRERVLAPILPDNFSTPTGSHTDSRSVRRSPIAPSSPSPQVLAQKYSLVAKQESVVRRVSRRLAKKTAEEPAASGRIICHSYLERLLNVEVPQKVGSEQKEPPEEAEPVAVAEPEVPENNGNNSWPHNDTEIANSTPNPKPAASSPETPSAGQQETKTDQADGPREPPQSARRKRSYKQAVSELDEEQHLEDEELQPPRSKTPSSPCPASKVVRPLRTFLHTVQRNQMLMTPTSAPRSVMKSFIKRNTPLRMDPKEKERQRLENLRRKEEAEQLRRQKVEEDKRRRLEEVKLKREERLRKVLQARERVEQMKEEKKKQIEQKFAQIDEKTEKAKEERLAEEKAKKKAAAKKMEEVEARRKQEEEARRLRWLQQEEEERRHQELLQKKKEEEQERLRKVAEAKRLAEQREQERREQERREQERREQERREQERREQERQLAEQERRREQERLQAERELQEREKALRLQKERLQKELEEKKKKEEQQRLAERQLQEEQEKKAKEAAGASKALNVTVDVQSPACTSYQMTPQGHRAPPKINPDNYGMDLNSDDSTDDEAHPRKPIPTWARGTPLSQAIIHQYYHPPNLLELFGTILPLDLEDIFKKSKPRYHKRTSSAVWNSPPLQGSRVPSSLAYSLKKH; from the exons ATGGGGACGACAGCCCCAGGGCCCATTCACCTGCTGGAGCTATGTGACCAGAAGCTCATGGAGTTTCTCTGCAACATGGATAATAAGGACTTGGTGTGGCTGCAGGAGATCCAAGAGGAGGCCGAGCGCATGTTCACCAG AGAATTCAGCAAAGAGCCAGAGCTGATGCCCAAAACACCTTCTCAGAAGAACCGACGGAAGAAAAGACGGATTTCTTATGTTCAGGATGAAAACAGAGATCCCATCAGGAGAAG GTTATCCCGCAGAAAGTCTCGGAGCAGCCAGCTGAGCTCCCGACGCCTCCGCAGCAAGGACAGTGTAGAGAAGCTGGCTACAATGGTGGGGGAGAACGGCTCCGTCCTGCGGCGTGTGACCCGTGCTGCGGCTGCGGCTGCCGCGGCCACCATGGCATTGGCTGCACCTTCTTCGCCCACCCCTGAGTCTCCCACGATGCTGACCAAGAAGCCCGAGGATAACCGCACTCAGTGCCAGCTGGTGCCTAAGGTGGAGATTGGCATCGGTGAGCGCCAGAACGCTGAGCAGCATGTCACCCAGCTCATGTCTGCCCAGCCTCTGCCCCGCACTCTGTCTCCGACTCCGGCTTCAGCcacagcttcagcctcccagggcaTCCTGACATCGGATGAGGAATCAACACCTAAGAAGTCAAAGGCCAGGGTACTGGAGTCTGTCACAGTGAGCTCCCTGATGGCTACACCCCAGGACCCCAAGGGACGAGGGGTCGGGACGGGGCGGTCTGCGTCTAAGCTCAGGATTGCACAGGTCTCCCCTGGCCCAAGGGACTTGCCAGCCTCTCCAGACTCTCCATGGCGGGAGCGGGTGCTGGCTCCCATCCTGCCGGATAACTTCTCCACGCCCACGGGCTCTCACACGGACTCTCGATCTGTGCGGCGCAGCCCGATTGCCCCGTCTTCCCCGAGTCCCCAAGTCTTAGCCCAGAAGTACTCTCTGGTGGCCAAACAGGAAAGTGTTGTCCGCAGAGTGAGCAGAAGGCTTGCCAAGAAGACTGCCGAAGAGCCAGCTGCCTCTGGCCGCATCATCT GTCACAGTTACCTGGAGAGGCTCCTGAATGTTGAGGTGCCCCAGAAAGTTGG TTCTGAGCAGAAGGAACCCCCCGAGGAGGCTGAGCCTGTGGCAGTAGCTGAGCCAGAG GTCCCTGAGAACAACGGAAATAACTCGTGGCCCCACAATGACACGGAGATTGCCAACAGCACACCCAACCCGAAGCCTGCAGCCAGCAGCCCGGAAACACCCTCTGCAGGGCAGCAAG AGACCAAGACGGACCAAGCAGATGGACCCAGAGAACCACCGCAGAGTGCCAG GAGGAAGCGCAGCTACAAGCAGGCGGTGAGTGAGCTGGACGAGGAGCAGCACCTGGAGGATGAGGAGCTGCAGCCCCCCAGGAGCAAGACCCCTTCCTCACCCTGCCCGGCCAGCAAG GTGGTGCGGCCCCTCCGGACTTTTCTGCACACAGTGCAGAGGAACCAGATGCTCATGACTCCGACCTCAGCCCCACGCAGCGTCATGAAGTCCTTTATTAAGCGCAACACTCCCCTGCGCATGGACCCCAAG GAGAAGGAGCGGCAGCGCCTGGAGAATCTGCGGCGGAAGGAGGAGGCTGAGCAGCTGCGCAGGCAGAAGGTGGAGGAGGACAAGCGGCGGCGGCTGGAGGAGGTGAAGCT GAAGCGTGAGGAACGCCTCCGCAAGGTGCTGCAGGCCCGCGAGCGGGTGGAGCAgatgaaggaggagaagaagaagcagATTGAGCAGAAGTTTGCTCAGATCGACGAGAAGACTGAGAAG GCCAAGGAGGAGCGGCTAGCAGAGGAGAAGGCCAAGAAAAAGGCGGCGGCCAAGAAGATGGAGGAGGTGGAAGCGCgcaggaagcaggaggaggaggcgcGTAGGCTCAGGTGGCTGCAGCAG GAGGAGGAAGAGCGGCGGCACCAAGAGCTGCtgcagaagaagaaggaagaggagcaggagCGGCTGCGGAAGGTGGCCGAGGCTAAGCGGCTGGCAGAGCAGCGGGAGCAGGAGCGGCGTGAGCAGGAACGGCGTGAGCAGGAGCGGCGTGAGCAGGAGCGGCGTGAGCAGGAGCGGCGCGAGCAGGAGCGGCAGCTGGCAGAGCAGGAGCGTCGGCGGGAGCAGGAGCGGCTCCAGGCCGAGAG GGAGCTGCAGGAGCGGGAGAAGGCCCTGCGGCTGCAGAAGGAGCGGCTGCAGAAGGAActggaggagaagaagaagaag GAAGAGCAGCAGCGTCTGGCTGAGCGGCAGCTGCAGGAGGAGCAAGAGAAGAAAGCCAAGGAGGCAGCAGGGGCCAGCAAGGCCCTGAACGTGACTGTGGACGTGCAG TCTCCAGCTTGTACCTCATATCAGATGACTCCGCAAGGGCACAGGGCCCCTCCCAAGATCAACCCAGATAACTACGGGATGGATCTGAATAGCGACGACTCCACTGATGATGAGGCCCATCCCCGGAAGCCCATCCCCACCTGGGCCCGAG GCACCCCGCTCAGCCAGGCTATCATTCACCAGTACTACCACCCACCGAACCTTCTGGAGCTCTTTGGAACCATTCTCCCGCTGGACTTGGAGGATATCTTCAAGAAGAGCAAGCCCCGCTATCACAAGCGCACCAGCTCTGCTGTCTGGAACTCACCGCCCCTGCAGGGCTCCAGGGTCCCCAGCAGCCTGGCCTACAGCCTGAAGAAGCACTGA